AGAAGAGCACGAATCTATGATACTAAATGAAGATGCGCTTATGCCAGATTACATACCGCAGAAAATAATCAGCAGAGAGAAGCAGCTTAAGGAGTTATTATTCTGGTATGAAACGATATTGCGCTCGCATAAGCCTGTAAACATTCTTATCAAAGGCATGCCCGGAACCGGTAAAACGTTGCTTGCACAGTATCTTGCAAGTTTGCTCAAGGAAAATGCTTCTAAAAGAAATGTAAACCTTCATACGATATACATCGATTGCAGGGACTGTACAAGTGAAACGGAACTGCTTGTAAAAGTCATTAAAAGTTTGAGCACTAATTTTAACCCGGCACGGCTGGGCTGGGGGCAGCTTCTTAATATATTAAAGGAGATATTAAAAGCAAAAGGTTATCCTCGTGTTTTAGTTATTCTCGATGAAATTAATTTAATGCTGGAGAAAGGAGAAACTAATTTGTTATATCTGTTTACGCGCTCGCCATCGCATGATCTTGGCTCCGTATCGCTGATAGTGATTGCAGTAAGTGCCAGTATTCTTCATAGGTTAGAAGAAATAGATCCTTCTACACTGAGTAGTTTTGGTCATTGCGCGCCCATAATAAAAATGGAAAAATATACAAAACAAGAACTTATGGAAATAATAGGTGAAAGAGCTAAGTTAGCGCTGGCGCCAGATAGTTTGCTTAAAAACGAGCTGGAGCTTATTGCTGACATTGCTAGTCATGTGGGCAATGCAAGATTAGGTATAGAAGTTGTATGGACCGCTGCTAAAATGGCAGATGCTGAGAAGCGTGGGCGCATTGAACTGGATGATGTAAGGGCTGCTAAGAATTATGTCAACCCAGAGATATCAGATGATGTACTTATAGATATGAGCGAGCAAAATTTACTCGTGTATTACTCAACTGCATGGTATTTTTGCGAAAATAGAAATGCAATTTACGTAGAAACTAATAAACTCCGGCCCTACTATACAAAAGCATGTAAAGATAACAACATTCAACCTGTTTCAGAAAGACAGTATCGCAATCTCTTAGAGGACTTGGGCGAGAAAGGCTTGATAAGCTACATATCTGAAGGTAGAGGTAAACCTGCAATCGTATCGCTTGAAGAAGTATCAGCTTATGTGTTGAGAGAAAGAATTGAAAATTATATTCAAAAGCAAAAACTTCACGAAAAACTGCTAGAAATAGATCGTAAAGCAAATAATAGTTCTTAATTTTTACATTTTTTTCAATTTTTAGGTATGCATTTCTCGACGAGCATTTCCAACTTGCCTTTTTGCCAGATAAAAACTCGAGCCGAAAGATTTATTATAACATCTAAGTTGGAAATGAGTTGGAAATCAAATTTTTAGCTCTCTGGCTCCCTTAACTTGGAAATTTTTTA
This region of Candidatus Thermoplasmatota archaeon genomic DNA includes:
- a CDS encoding AAA family ATPase; protein product: MYAQEILSTSSEEEEHESMILNEDALMPDYIPQKIISREKQLKELLFWYETILRSHKPVNILIKGMPGTGKTLLAQYLASLLKENASKRNVNLHTIYIDCRDCTSETELLVKVIKSLSTNFNPARLGWGQLLNILKEILKAKGYPRVLVILDEINLMLEKGETNLLYLFTRSPSHDLGSVSLIVIAVSASILHRLEEIDPSTLSSFGHCAPIIKMEKYTKQELMEIIGERAKLALAPDSLLKNELELIADIASHVGNARLGIEVVWTAAKMADAEKRGRIELDDVRAAKNYVNPEISDDVLIDMSEQNLLVYYSTAWYFCENRNAIYVETNKLRPYYTKACKDNNIQPVSERQYRNLLEDLGEKGLISYISEGRGKPAIVSLEEVSAYVLRERIENYIQKQKLHEKLLEIDRKANNSS